GCGGGACGCCGGGCCGGCAGATTTGAAATCCAACGCCTAATATAGTCAAGGTTATCCCTCTATTTATTGAGGCGCTTGTTTTGGCCGACTGCGCAGTGAGGTCCATAACGATCAAGCGACGGTGGCTTTCACTTGAGCTGGGGGGAGAAATGCGTATTATGAGCATACGCCCCTAACCCCCATGAAGACTCTACGCTCCCTCCTTTTTGCCGCCGCATGCCTGCTGGGCACTCTTCACGCGGCCACCCCCGAAGGCTTTACGCCGCCCAAGCTGCAAAACGCCGACGCCATCCGCTACCCCGATCAGTTGACGCGCTACGGCATCTTTGAAGGCTCGGTGGTGTTGCAGCTCGAAATCGACTCCAATGGCAGCTTGACCGATTGGCTGGCGCTGGCGGCAACACACGAGGGCTTTGTCGACCACCTGCGGCACCGCATCGGCGATTGGCGCTTCAAGGCGGCGCGCGAAGACGGCGAGCCGGTCGTAAGCGGGCTGCTCGTGCGGGTCGATTTCCGTTACAACGACGTCATCAGCCTCAGCGTGGGCGAGATGGCGGGCGCCTTCATCAACAGCCTGGGGCCCACCGCGCAGACCAAATCGCGCGTGGCCAAGCTCACCCAACTCGACCAGCCGCTGGAGCCGCTCCACGTCGTCGAGCCGCAAGCCATCGCGCCTCAAGGCAGCCGTCTCGACGGCCACGCCACCGTCAGCTTTTACGTCGACGAGCAAGGCCACGTGCGCCTACCCGTCGTCACCGATTGGGAAGGCGACCTCACCCTCATCTCCACCGCCTATACGGCACTGCTCGACTGGCGCTTCGAGCCCCCCACCATCAACGGCCGCCCCACCATCGTCCAAGCACGCCAGCGGTTTAACTTTTCGCCGGTAGAGTAGGCCTTCCTACCTCCCTGCCACCGCGTCAAAATCCACGCGTTCGAAGACCTCGAGCTTGCCGCCGCGGGTGGCGTTGGCGATGCGGATGCCGTGGAGCTCGCAATAGGTGCGCGCGTGGCGGTAGGCGATCTCCTGCTCTTCCAGGCGCGGGCCTTTGAAGATGTCGCCCGGCTGGTAATAGTCTTTGCTGAAGTGGCTCTGCTGCCCGGCGGCGACATGGATCTCGTAGTTGCCGAAGCGCTTGGTGTCGTCCGTCTTGGGCGGGGGCGGGTAGTTGAAGTCGATCCCTAGCAGGTAGATCTCCTTTACGCCCATCCAGACGGCAAACTGGATCATGTGGTAGGTGACGGTCTGCCCCTCCCATGAACCGGCGAGCAGGTTGTGCGAAAACGGCGTATCGTCGCGCGGCTCCCGGGGCTGCAGGCGGTGGAAAAACGTCGCACCATGATAACGCGGGATGTGGTGCAGCAAGTCGTAGGGGTAGAAGCGCGGCTCCTGCAGGTGGGGCAGCTCACGGATGCAGTTGAGCGCCGAAAGCTCGTCGGCCACGAAGTAGTAACTGGGCCGCCAAGGCGTCTCCTTGTAAGCCACGAAGATCTTGTTGGCGGCGAAGCACACCTCGCCCTGCAGGCGGTCGAGATCGGTCGTGCGGAGGCTCGGCCCGTTGCCGATTATGAAGGCGCGCTGCCCCGCGTGCTTGCCCTTCAGGTCGAGCAGACGAAAGTCGTTATCCGAAAAAGGCACGCCCGCGAGCTGCATCCGGTGGTGCAGGCCATTGCCCGCCCCGGCTACCCGACGCGCTCCCGCTCGGGCCACCCGACACCCCAATCGCCATGGAGACAGCAATAGACCACTCATGGCGCGCATCATAGCCCTTGCCTGAGCCGAGGCAAGGCGGCAAGGAAGCGGGCGGCGGGCAAAACTCTATTTCGGCACCACCGCGTCGAAGTCCACGCGCGGGAAAACATCCAGTTTGCCCCCGCGGCTGGCGTTGGCGATCTTCCAGTCGCGCTGATCCATCTCGCGTCGGGCAGCCCGGTAAGCTGCATACTGCTTGCTCACCAGCGGCTCCAGGTAACGCTGGTTGGGCTCGAAATAGTTGGGGAGAAAGTGGTTGCGCGAATCCTGTTGCTCGCGGATCGTGTATTCGCCCGACTGCCGGGCCACCGCGTCGTTGGCATACTGGTAATCCCAGTCGACCCCCAGCAGGTAGATCTCCTTGATACCCATGAAGACCGCCCACTGCAGGCAGTCGTAGGTGACGGTGCAGCCCGTGCTTACGCGCGCCTGCGGCTGATAGGAAAAGGGTGGGGGCTCCTCGTCGGCCGGAGGCGGGCTCTTGCGGAAAAACAGCGCCTTCGGGTCTTCGCGGTAGTGCTCGAACAGGTCAAACGCGAACAGTTTCTGCGGCCCTTGGGCGGCCATCACCAGCGGGCGGAAATTTTCCGCGTTGAGGTGGTCGACCATCACATAATAAGTCGGCCGCCAATCCGTCTGATCAAAGGCCTTGACGATGCCGTTGGTCGCGAAGGTGATCTCGCCCCGCAGCCGCTCCAGGTCGGCGATGCGCAGGCTCGGCCCGTTGCCGATCACAAACGCCCGCTGCCCCCGGTGCTTGCCCTTGAGCGCGGCCAGCTGCTGCCAGTTGCGGCGCTGCTGCAGCTCCAGCTCCCGCCCCATCTCCTGACGGCGCAGGTGCCACTGGTGTTTGATCTGGCGTAAAAACTGGATCATAGCGCGACCTCGCGGGCAAACCTATCACGTTGCCACGACTTTTTCTTGCCAACCCGCCAGAAAAAGTCGATCCTTTACGTTTTGGTGCACACTACGTCCTCGCACCAAAACCCTGTCACGGAGAGATGCCGGAGTGGACGAACGGGTCTGACTCGAAATCAGAAGTGCCCGCAAGGGTACCGGGGGTTCGAATCCCTCTCTCTCCGCCAGGTTTCTAAATCATTAGCCCGCAAGTAATTGCGGGTTTTGTTGTTTCTGGGAAGTGCCTATCTAAGAATGAAACTAAGAATATGGCGTCGAGAGGCGAGGGACGGCGTGAATCACGATTTGCCTATCCAAAGCCAATTCGTGTCGTGCAGGAGCTAATTCTGCGACTATGCTTGAGCTCCGGCCTCCCTTACTTTCGTGCTGCTGACGGACGCAACATATTCTTCCCTTTGCTTGTGCAGCTCGCCAAACGTCGGTGGGGGCTCAGATGGGAGATAGTATTTGTCGGCGTAGTTTTTGAAACGAATTAAATCGGCTCTGCCAAATGTGGTATAGAGTAGAAACTCTGGTAAAAATGCGCCGCTTTGGAGTAGCGGTTTTATTTTTTTTATAAATCCAGGCTTTGCGCTCTTGAGAATGTATTCAAACGTATCTTTGTATGTAATTTCTCGGCGATGAGGAAACATCAATTTTGTTGACCACTCAGTATGGTTTCTCAAGTAAATTTCAGGTATAAGAAAGTTCCCATTCTTTTTGGCGCAAGCTTGCACTAAGTTTGATAAATATGACGTTCTGTTTACATGGCTAATGAATTCGTTCCATGTTGAATGGGTTGCCTTTTTAGATAGGTAGGTAAGGTTGTTTAAGACCCTGCAATATAACATAGTTCCCAGCGCGATGTCCACGGGCAATAGAGAGCATGTCAATGCGTATGTACCGGTTTCGAAAAACGCGTGGGCTATTGTGTTGGTGCAGCCATAGAGGGGTGCGCCCCAGCATGAGCTAAGGATTACTAGAGGGATCTGTGGGAACTGATCGGCGACTATATCTCCCGTTAATCTATCACTGCCAATCTGCAATTCGGTTCCGGTTTCGTTCGAAGTATATCTTCCGTGTGTATCGAGGATTAGAAGTTGAGGTCTGAATGCATTTATCTCTGTTATTAAGGAATCCAAAGTGTCGCAGTAGCAAAGGCGCCATGGCCCTTTGAGTGATTTGGTCGCCTTTGCGAATACTTGTCCAATCGGATCGTCTGGCGATGTGCCACAAACGACAAGAGTTTTAGATGGTAGATCCTCTCCGATTTCAAAGTAGCTATGTAGGTTTCTGTTAAAATGGTTAAGGATGTTTGTAGGACCGGTTTCGGGAATGCGACATACGTCTTTAAGGAAGGATAAAGGAACGCCGTTGAGTCTAGTCCATTCAATGGGTAAGTCCGAAATAGCGACTATAGATGTTGTATTTTTCTGTATTTCAATTGCTGTCTCCGTTGCAATCGCATTGGCTAGCAAACTTCCAGTTCTGGCTATCCTGCGGTGAACAGATTTGGGGGTCGGATTGGATGGGTATTTGTCTGGATGAAAATAGCTTAGGGCATCGTTTAAGGAAGAACCTTTTAGTGGTAGGCGTAGGTAGGGAGAGCATTCAAAGCTGCTGTGCAAATAGCCAACAAAATCTATATAGTTAGCGTAGTCTGCTTTGGCTTCCATTGCATATATGGCTATTTCAGGTAAAGGTTCTTCAGTGCCTATTCGCTCAGTAGTACATAAGTAAGTAGCGTGGTCTTGTTCCAGCAGTCTTAGGTGCTTGAATATTCTGAACTGTTCCTTTAGTTCGGGCGGAAACTCTCTATGCAAAGATCTTATCCATTCGACGAAGTTGCGGTTGATGGAAGGGGATGCAATGATTGAAGAACAGACCCGTTGTTGAAGTTTTTCATTCTCTCTTGGGCGAATAATCTGAAAGAGCGCATCTTTGGTTAAGTGATGGGTTTGTGCTAGGTGATATGTTCTGCTGCTTATATCGTTGTTGGGTATATTCCATCGAAAGCTGAAAGCTCCGAAGAGTTGCATAATTTGGTGAAGGTTGTTTGAGCAAGCGCGAAAGTCTAAGGTTGAATTGTACTGGTGGAAGTCTAGGAAGGCCGAGAGTTCTTTGTTGTTTGTTGCGTTTGATTCGTCCCAATTAGAGTCTTCTATCGTTGCTGCTTGAGCGCTAATGAATTGTAATATTTCTTGGAGGTTTGATGCGCTAGGTATGTTGTGTCGGCGGCAGTGCTCGGTAAGCTGATTGTTCAGGTCCTTTTTCGCGCTTGGTACTATTATAACGGGTGCTCGTGCGGATTTTATTGTATCTATATGAGCGAATACGTCGCATGCGCAAAGTATTACGTAAGATCCTATTGGATAGGATAGTGTTTGATGGAGTGCTATGTCTAGATCTTCCTTGAAAATACAGCCGAAGTTAACGGGATCTGGCCAGCCGTATGATGCGAGCATTCTTTGGTAGCTAATTGGCTGGTTTATTTGAAGAAGATTCTTGGGCAGTCTAGGTATGTAGCTCAGATGATGATGTCTGAGATCGTCAGGTACTTCTATGGTTATTGTGGGTTTTTCACAGATTAGGTAGTAATGAATAGAGGTGTTGTTAACGCGACTTATATGAGTGTCGGGGTGTAGCTTCTGCAGATTTAGTTCTGGCATTGGATTTGGCCTCTCGCCGAGTAGTGGAAAGATATTAGATCGTCGGCAAGAAGCCCCGAGTCGGCATCGCAAACAAGCACTTTCCGCTGCTGCGTTCAGCCCAGAGCTCGCCGACCTTG
This genomic stretch from Verrucomicrobiota bacterium JB022 harbors:
- a CDS encoding energy transducer TonB; protein product: MKTLRSLLFAAACLLGTLHAATPEGFTPPKLQNADAIRYPDQLTRYGIFEGSVVLQLEIDSNGSLTDWLALAATHEGFVDHLRHRIGDWRFKAAREDGEPVVSGLLVRVDFRYNDVISLSVGEMAGAFINSLGPTAQTKSRVAKLTQLDQPLEPLHVVEPQAIAPQGSRLDGHATVSFYVDEQGHVRLPVVTDWEGDLTLISTAYTALLDWRFEPPTINGRPTIVQARQRFNFSPVE
- a CDS encoding DUF115 domain-containing protein; the encoded protein is MSGLLLSPWRLGCRVARAGARRVAGAGNGLHHRMQLAGVPFSDNDFRLLDLKGKHAGQRAFIIGNGPSLRTTDLDRLQGEVCFAANKIFVAYKETPWRPSYYFVADELSALNCIRELPHLQEPRFYPYDLLHHIPRYHGATFFHRLQPREPRDDTPFSHNLLAGSWEGQTVTYHMIQFAVWMGVKEIYLLGIDFNYPPPPKTDDTKRFGNYEIHVAAGQQSHFSKDYYQPGDIFKGPRLEEQEIAYRHARTYCELHGIRIANATRGGKLEVFERVDFDAVAGR
- a CDS encoding DUF115 domain-containing protein, with translation MIQFLRQIKHQWHLRRQEMGRELELQQRRNWQQLAALKGKHRGQRAFVIGNGPSLRIADLERLRGEITFATNGIVKAFDQTDWRPTYYVMVDHLNAENFRPLVMAAQGPQKLFAFDLFEHYREDPKALFFRKSPPPADEEPPPFSYQPQARVSTGCTVTYDCLQWAVFMGIKEIYLLGVDWDYQYANDAVARQSGEYTIREQQDSRNHFLPNYFEPNQRYLEPLVSKQYAAYRAARREMDQRDWKIANASRGGKLDVFPRVDFDAVVPK